AGGGGAGAGACCGAGCGACGTTTTCCGTACATGAACACACTCAAGCTCGGCCTCCTCGTCCCCTTCGTCACGCTCACTGCCGCTTCCCTCTTCACGGGCTGCGCGTCCAACCCACCCGGCGACGCGCAAGCCCCCACGCCAGACAGCGCGGCGCCCGCGTGCAGCCTGATCGGCTGTGAAGACGCACTGCAGATCCGCCTGGATGCACTCCGTTGGGGCGCTGGCGAATACACCTTCAAGTTCGACGTGGATGGCGCGTCCTCCGAGTGCAACGCGAGCGTGCCCTGGGCGTGTAGCCAAGACTGCGCCGCACCGGGCATCGCGTTCTACGGCTGCACGGAAGGCAAAGCGATCGAAGGCGTCCGCATCAGCGGCTCGCCGAAGCGCGTGAGCCTCACCATCCAGCGCGACGGAACCAGCGTCGCCAACAAGGTGTTCGAGCCAGATTACCAGCACGTGCAACCGAACGGCCCGCAGTGCGAGCCCATCTGTCACCAGGCGACCGAGAACCTCAGCGTGATCGTGCTGCGCTGAGCGGCGGCAGTCCCTATGTAATTTTCCTCTCGGAAATCAAAATGCGCACCGGCCCCCAAACCCGACGCCAGCGCCCCAGCATCCCCCCGCTCGTTTGGGGGTGAGGAGCAGCGCCCGGCCTCCAAGCGCACACCACCCACCGCGCCAACCGGCCTCGCGCCCCTCACGGCAACCTAACCCCCTGAAACTCCGCGATTTTCGCCCCTTTTCCAGGATTCGTACCGGCCTGCGCAATTGCCTTTGACAGAACCGTCCCAGCGACTATGTTCCCGGCCTCTGACGCGCGGTGGAGCAGCCTGGTAGCTCGTCGGGCTCATAACCCGAAGGTCGTAGGTTCAAATCCTACCCGCGCAACCGCTTTGCTCGAGGCCGGAAGCTAACGCTTCCGGCCTCTTCGCATTTGCGGGTCGGATTTCGATTTCTTTGGGTCGCCTTCGGCGACCTCCGCCGCTCCGCGGCGGGCTACCCGCGCCCACTAAGGCCGAAAGGCGAACCAAAGACGCCCGCTGGGTTATCAACCTGGCGGGCGTTTCTGCGTTTGTGCGCCAGCGTTTTGAAGCTGGTTTGGTCTGAGGGGCTCTTTGTGTGCGCAGCTAGGCGGCGTGAACAAGGACTGGACGGGGCGCTTCTGGGGGCGGTCTGAGACTGTCTGGGGGCTCAGAGGCGGTCTGAGGGTGACCTGGGGGTTATGGGGGGGTGGGTGTCGGCGATCCCCCACCGGACTCACCTGGAACGCGCACCGGTAGAACTTGGCTCCTCGCGGAATCGATGCAGCAACCTTGGACTTCCATGTCACAGGGCTTCCTGCGACAGGCCGTTCCGCGGTGTAGAGCTCACGCGCATCGCTTACTTGCCCTGTTTTGGCGCCTGGAACGTGTACATCTCCGTCAGGCCCTTGATGGTCGTGTTGTCGGCGATCGCGTCGTGCGGGATCAGGAGGTAGCGCCACGGTTTCCCGCCGTTGTCCTTCTCGTGGCCACTGGCGTGCTTGCACCAGACTGCCGCCGCGCGGGCCTTGGCGAGCACCACGGGGTCCTGCATCTGGTCCGCTCGCTTCGGTTCACACAGCAGCTTCTCGGTCTTCATCTCGACAACGAAATCCGGCTCGTAGGCGTTGTCGCTGGTGTAGCGGATCTGGAAGACGCCCTTGCCGGGCTTGAACCACTTGCTCACCGCCGAGTCCTTCTCCAGCACCACGGCGAAACGGCGCTCGGGATCGGAGTCGAACTTCTGCGTCGGGTAGAGGCACTTCTTGAAGCCGCCGAAGAGCATCTTGCGGATGTCCGACTTGTTGTTGATCGGCGTGTCGAACGGGCGCACCGATTCATCCGCAGACGCAGCAAAAGCCTGGGAACGAACCTCGGAGAAGCCGTGGCTCACAACGGCCTCGTAGGACGAAGCCTCTTCCCAGGTGTGCTGCTGCATCTGGGTGTGGATGAGATTCGAAATCTGCCGCTGGTGGAACAGCAGCACGTTCCGCACCTCGTCGTCGTCCTTCAGGTAGCTGCGCAGATGGGCGATGAACTGGCCTGCCAGGTTGTAGAGGAGGTCTGCCTGCTCGTCGTAGCTGACGTCGTCGAAGTCGATGAGCCCACGAACGACGTAGTCCTCCAGGCGCTCCTCTTCGTGCCCGCCCTCGAGCGCGCCGATGACCTCACGCGTGTCGCTGGTCAGGTGCTGGACCAAGATCTCCTTCGACACTGGCTGAAGGCGGAACGAGGAGAGGTCGAGCGTGAACTCGTTGAATCCTGCACGCACCACGCCCTTGGGCAACACGATGACGCGGGGAATGGCGATGGTGTGCGTGACGTAGACGGCCGTGGCCTCGCGCACCACCATCACGAGCTTCTTCTCGTCGATGGTCGGGTACATCGTGAGCTGCCCGGAGTTCAGCTTGTCGGTCACCTCGGCGACAATCTGCTTCTGCACCTCGTCGCTTTGCAGTGCTTTCGGCCCAGGCACGGCCTTCGGGTCGCGCGTGACCTTACGGATTGCCTCGAGCGCCAGCTTCGCGGCAGCCTGTTCGTCGGGCGTCTTGAACTTGGGCTCTGGCTGAGCAACCTGGCTCGCCTTGTCTCCGGTTCCAGCTGCGGTGGTCTCTCCCGGTTTGCTGGCTTCGACCGGGTGCGTGATGCCCAACATCGTCTCGACCACGGGAGCCACGACGACAGTCTGCTTCGGCGTCTCCGGGACGTCCTCGCCGATGTTGACGGTGCTGAAGGAGTAGCCGCCCTTCTTGGCTTCGTCGACGATGTCCTGGAAGCGGTCGTGGGCGACGATGGTCAGGCGATCGACGGCGGGCACGCCGGTCCGCCGCCCATACGGCAAACGGAGACCACGGCCGATGGACTGCTCCACCAGGGTTCGCGAGTCCGCCGCGCGCAGCGGCACGATGGTGTAGAGGTTCGTGACGTCCCAGCCCTCCTTGAGCATGTTGACGTGGACCACGATCTCCGTCGGCTCGTCTGGACGCTCGACGGCCAGCAGTCGCTCGACGTTCTCGTCCTTCTCCGAACCCTTCTGGCCGGAGTGGACCTGGATGACCCTGCCGCGGTAGCGGCCCTCGAAGAACGAGTCGTCCTCGATGAGCTTCACGAGCTCGTCGGCGTGCTGGGTGTCCGCGGCGATCACCAGCATGAACGGCTTCACCTTGCGGACGTTGTTCTGCTGGGCGTAGACGTCGAGGTCGACCTTGGCGGCCTCGTGGACCCGGATGCCATCCTCGAGCTTGAGGCGCTCGAGCGCGGCCGGCGTCATGGTCGACGGGTTGAAGTTGGCCCTCGTAGCGACAGCGGGCTCCTTCACGTAGCCGTCGTGCATGGCGTTGGCGAGTGGGTAGTCGAAGATGACGTTCTTGAAGCGGCTCGGAGACCTCCCCGACTCGATCTGAGGCGTCGCCGTGAGCTCGAGGCCCAGGACGGGCTTGAGATCCTCGATGGACTGCAGGCTCGAATCCGCCCGGTAGCGATGGGCCTCGTCCATGATCAGCACGAGGTCATCGAGCCCGGCGAGGTACTCGAAGTAGGACTGGCCGAGAAACTCCGAGAGACGCCACGCCTTGCGGGCATCCTTTGACCGCGTGTTGAACTTCGCGATGTTGAAGACGTTCACGACGACGTCGTCGCGCTCGAAGAGATCGAGGGTCTGGGGCTTCTGCTCGAAGTTGTCGCCCGTGACGAGCGCCGGCGCCTTGACCGCGAACTCGGCGATGCCCTGGAAGACGTACTTCGACGTGTTGGGCGTGAAGTCGGCGATGAGCTTGTTGTAGATGGTGAGGTTCGGCGCGAGCACGAAGAAGTGCCGGATGCCGTGCTCCAGGTGGAGGTAGGCGATGAACGCTCCCATCAAACGGGTCTTGCCTACGCCGGTGGCAAGAGCGAAGCATAGGCTGGGGAAAGATCTCTCGAAGTCTTCGACTGCCGAAAACTCAGAGCGGATGACGGACAGCGCCTCCGAGACGTCGCCGTTCTTGTGAGGCTGGGCGATCTCCATCACGCGGTGGAGAATCTCCAGCGACTTCCGCTGCGGCGTGCGCAGGCTGAGACGACCGCTGATGCTGTTCACGTGGCGGCTCATTTGCTCTTCCCTCCGTCTTCGATCCCCGCAAAGAGGGGCAGCTCCTGCATCGCAGAAGCCTTCTTGCGGCGCCGCCGCGTGGTGGTTGTCTTCTTCTTGCTGCCGTTGGTCTTGCCGTTCTTCTTCTCGTCGTCGGCCTCGGGCTCCGGCTCGGCCCGCTGCTCTTCGACCACCTGCACCGGAGGCAGGGAGTCGACGTTGAGGCTGTAGTCGTCACGCCCCCACTCGCAGCGGCTGAGCACCGCCTGCGGGATCTTCTTCACGGTGAGGTTGGGGAACTCGTCCCGCTTGGCGCGGAAGGCGGCGCAGCAGATCAGGAGCGTTCGCTCGGTGCCGACCTGGTCGCTGATGAATCGGAGCTGCTCGCGGCTGAGGTTCTGGGTGGTGATGTAGATGAAGTCGGTCTCGGTGGACTTGCCGTGGATCCAGAAGACGTCGGGGTCTGGCTCGTAGCGGAAGCCTTCGAGCTTGCACATCGCCTCGGCGAGCATCTCCGGGTGGTAGTCCTTGCTGACAACCCAGTTGCCCCACTTGTGTTTCTCTCAGAAGAGATGGCGCGAGTCGGTAGGTCGAAAGCCACCGCCGCCTTGCCAACCGGCGAATCCGGAGTGACGCCCGCTGGATCTTCGCCATCAACGACTTTGATGCGCGGGACGCATACGGTCGCTGCATGGTCGCCGAGCTCGACACCGATCCATCGGCGCCCCATCTTGTGCGCGACCGCGGCCCCGTGGTTCCGGATCCAGCGAATGAATCGAGAACCCAGTCGCCGGGGTTCGGTCGCAATCTGGAAGTCCGCGAGCGAGCGAGCTCTCCGGCTTTTGGGGGTGTCGAAGACCACATGGCCATCGAACATCTGCATCATCGCGCTTCGCAGAGTCGTTGGTGTCCCCGTGTCCGATGGCTTCCAAGCGTCTTTGGCACACCCCGCGCTCTTTTGCTGAACCTCCGAAAGGAACTTCTTGATTCGCGGGGCGTTGTTCCTGTCTTGCCGAACCAGATGTTGCCGGCAGCGATCGTGCGTGGTCTCGAAGGTCTCTTTGTGTAGAGCCAGCAGCGACCCTTCGGCGGGTTGTGAACCTTCAACTGCTGGGCGCTCGTAGTTCGGAGAACTGGGACGGCGTCTCATGTCCTGCTCTGGGCGGTCCCGTGTCACCGACTGCCAGGGCCACGCGGGTCGTTGTCGGGGTTCTTGTATCTATCCAGGACCTCGCGCTGAGCGGGAGCGGATTCCGGATCTGTTCGAAGAGCGGCTTGTTCTTGGCGTAGACAAGGATGTGGTCGTGGTTGAACGAGAAGACCCTTCATTTTTCGCGCGACGTTCTTCGCTCCCAGACCATGTTGGCAACAAAGTTCGCACGCCCGAAGATCTCGTCGCAGAGAACTTTCAGGTAGTGGGCCTCTGTGTCGTCGATCGAGATCCAGATCGAGCTTCCGTTGTCCGAAAGGAGTCGCTGGAGGATCTCCAGACGGTCTCGCATGAGCGACAGCCAGATCGAGTGTTCGAGGCCGTCATCGTACTGCTCGAACGCGCTGCCCGTGTTGTAGGGGGGTCGATAAAGACGCACTTCACCTTGAGGCGAAGTCCTGCTCCAGCGCCTTCAGAGCCAGGAGGTTGTCCCGTGGATCAGCATGTTGTCGAAGATGTCCTTCTCGGTCACGCGCTTTGGCGCGTGATACGAGAGTTCGTGGTCTTCGAGGAGGATGCGGGGCTCGAGGCGCGGCCGTTCATCCTTGCCGATCCACGTGAGCTCTAGTCTGCGTTTCTTCTCTGCCATGGGCGTCCTCAGTTGCTGGGGGCTTCGGGGAGCACCCACCGAATCGTGAAGAGCGTCTCGCGCTCGGCGCTGGTCTTCAGCTGGCGCTCGATGTCTTCGATGAGCTGTGTGCGCTTCTTGTCGACGTCGTCCTGGGCGTCGAAGAGCTGGCGCCGCTTGCTGTTGCGCCGCTGCTCTAGGGTCTTGATCCGCCGCTGGGCTTCGAGCTTGTCAGCAAGCACGACCTTCGTCTTCGAGTCCTTGCGGGCGGCCCGGATCTCGGCGTCGAGCTCCTTGAGCTCGCGCTCCAGCGTGAGCTTCACGTCCTCGGCCCAGCGATCGAGCTTGTCGACCTCTTCCTCGAAGTACTTCCCATTGCGCGTCTCGATCTCTTCGAGCTTGGCCGCGTGCTGCTGGGCGAGGAGATCGTCGAGCTGGCCGCTAACCTCGCCCGAGACCGTGGCCGCACCTGCTGCCCTGCCGGGAACATTGAGGAGACGGTCGCACCACTCGGCGTCGAGTGCCTCGGCACCAACACCTGCAGGAAGACCGGAGTCCGCGATGGCGGCCACGAGGAGATGCTCCTCCTCCTCGATGGACTTGACGGTAACCTTCGTGGCTCGCAGCCAACCACTCTGACCGAGGCGTTCGGCAAGGATGGCGACCGGCGCACCGTAGGCTTGGTAGTCGAACACTACTTCGCCGTCGTTCACCTGCCGCGCGAGTGAACGCTGAATGAGCGCCTGCGCCAGCGGGTGATCCGTACGGAAGAAGTGACCTCCCCGTTCTTCGGCCTCCTTCCAGTCAAACGAGTAGCTACCGCTTGGCGCAAGAGCCTCGCCACTTGGCTGGTAGTGGAAGCGTGCTGCGCCGTCCTCGAACGTCGCCTCCGCACCAAGCTCGCTTCTGGCAAGTGCCAACAGTCGCCGCCCTCGTTCGTCGAGTGCCGCTCGGGCCTCATCTCGGTGCACCCGAAGCCGGTCATGAACCTCTTCGTCGAAGTAATCCAGGACGACCTGTCGCGTTTGGGCAAGGCGGTCCTGAATCTGGTCGTCAAGATCCGCCTGGAGCTTGGCGAAGGCCCATGCGATGTCTTCCTGCGTTCGGCAGTCCTGGTAAATCTCAGCGATGCGGCGTTCGATGTCTACCCCGGATTCGAGGGCGCCAAGCACCTCATCGCTGGACCCGAAGACACCGTCGAAGAGGTGGAACTTCTTCGCCAGCAGCTCGTACACACGCTCATCAGCGGCGTTCTTCTTGTTGAGGAAGTTCACCACCACGACATCGTGCCTCTGGCCATAGCGATGGCAACGACCGATGCGCTGTTCGATACGTTGAGGGTTCCACGGGAGATCATAATTCACTACGAGTGAGCAGAACTGGAGGTTCACACCTTCTGCAGCTGCCTCAGTGGCGACGAGGATGGTGGCACGTTCACGGAACTCCTCGACGATAGCTGCCTTGACGTCAACCGGTCGGCTGCCGCTGACCACCTCCTGACCTCCGTGACGGGCCAGCCAAGCCTTGTAGATGTCCTTCGACCGCTGGTCCGCATTCGTACCGTTTAGGATGACAACCTTGCCTTCGTACCCCAAGCGTTCCAGCAGCTCGAACAGGTATGCCTGCGTGCGCTGGGACTCGGTGAAGACCACTGCTTTTTGGGCGCCGCCCAGCTCGGCAGCCTTGCCGAACGCGGTTGAGAGGGCATCGAGCAGTGCGTTGCCCTTCGCGTTGTGGGAGATCCTTTCGGCCAGAGCGAGGTACCCCTTGAGCGCGTCGATTTCGGCCTGCAACAACTCGCGTTCGGCAGCCGACGACGAGCTGGTGTCCCCGTCGAGGTCGGCTCCGCTGTCGTCCCACTCGTCACGCGTCTCGTCGTAGCTCTCATAGTCCGCAACCAGCTCGTCGACGTCCTCAGCATCACGCATTTCCTGAACCTGCTTTTCGAGGCGGTTGATCAGGCTGCGCAACGTGCCAGCGATAGCAAAGCTCGACGACGCGAGGAGCTTGCGCAGCACCATTGTCATCAGCTTTCGTTGGGCTCGCGGGAGGGCGAAGAGAGCCTCACGCTGGAGATACGCGGAAACTTCCTCATACAGCTGTTGTTCGTCATCGGTCGGGAAGAACTCCCAGGTGATCGGGATACGCTGGGTGAACTTGATGTACTCGAGGACCTGGCGGCGCAACGTGCGGTGGCAGACCGGTGCTAGTCGGCGACGGAGGTCCTCGTTCCGCAGGCCTTCATCATCCACCCGCACGAACTGGTCACGGTACGAGGGTTCATCGCCGAAGATGTGGGGGTCGATGAAGCTCACGAGGCCATAGAGTTCCATCAGCGTGTTCTGCAGGGGCGTCGCGGTGAGCAGGACCTTGCTACTAGCTTGCAGGGTGTCCCGCAGCGTCCGCGCCAACTTGTTGCTCTTCTTGTAGACGTTGCGAAGGCGATGCGCCTCGTCGATCACCACCAGGTCCCACGGGTGCATCGCCACGATGTCCGACTTGTTGGCCGCGAAGTGGTAGGAGCAGACGACAACGCGGTCTTCCTGGTCGAACGGGTTGGTCTTGCCTGCCTTCACGATGCGGTTGAAGCTGGCGGACTCCAGCACGATCGTCGGGATGTGGAACTTGTCGTCGAGCTCTTGAGCCCACTGCTTGCGGAGGGTGGCGGGCACGATAATCAAGATCCGACGACGTCGCTCAGCCCAGCGCTGGGCAAGCACTAGTCCCGCTTCGATCGTCTTGCCGAGACCCACCTCGTCGGCGAGCACCACGCCCTTGGAGAGTGGCGAGCGGACGGCGAACAGCGCGGCGTCTACCTGGTGCGGGTTGAGGTCAACCCGTGCGTTCGAGATCGAACGCGATAGTTGCCCGAGGGACCCCGACGGTCCCTTCAACGAGAGTTGGGTCGCCCAGTACTTGCTCTGAAAGAATGTTGTCATGCGGCGCGACTCATTTCCCCATGGATTCTATGGCGAGCGGAGCGACCTGCCCTGCATCGGAAGGCAAACCCAGAAGGCACAGGCGAGTCCGCCTGCCGTGTCGGAAAGGCGTCAGCTCTTGAAATCTCGGGCACAGACGGTCTCTCTCGGCACGCAGTTCATGCTCCCCGGTGAACGAGATCAGCCGAGAGTAGCGTGAGCCTATCACTGCGGTCGCTCTCCAAAGCCAGCGAAAGACGCGAATTTCGGCTAGCCTACGTGAGGGCTTGGTTTCAACGAGGCTAGCCCTACGTCTTCATCTCGCACTCCAGCGGAGCGACCATGCGGATTCTGGGCACCGAGATAGGGTTGTCGGCGACTGACCTAGCCAACCACGTAGGATGCCAGCACCTAACACGACTCAACCGCCAGGCGGTGTGCGGAGAAATCTCACATCCCGCCTGGAGGGACCCCCTCCTGGAAACACTTCGAGCGCGCGGGCTCGAACTGGAAACCACGTACATCCATTTTCTACAAACCCAGGGCTTGTCGGTCTTTGACGCAACAGCCGCAGATCAACCCGCTGGTGTTGAGACCACCATCGCGGCGATGCGGAGCGGGCATGACGTGATCGTCCAACCCTTTCTGGAGGATGGCCGATGGGTTGGTCGTGCTGACATCCTTCGACGGGTACAGCGCCCGAGCAAGTTGGGCTCGCACTCGTACGAGGTGGTGGATACCAAACTGGCGAGAGAGACGCGTGGCGGAACGATCCTTCAGCTCGTGCGTTACTCGGAAATGGTGGCCAGATTGCAGGGGAATCAGCCCGAACTGATGCACGTGGTCTCCCCCGGAAACGACTTCACGGCAGAGAGTTTCCGTGTCACCGATTTCGTCGCCTACGTTCGCTTTGTGAAGGCCGACCTAGAGAGGGCGGTCGAGGCGAATGAGAGGCAAACCTATCCAGAACCCGTTCCGCGGTGTGAGACCTGCCGGTGGTGGCGTGTCTGTGACCAACGGCGTCGCGCCGATGACCATCTTTCGTTGGTTGCTGGCATTTCTCGCGGTCAACGGCAGGAACTTGAAGAATGGGGTGTCGACACTCTCTCGGCTCTGGCGGCGCTACCACTTCCCATTCAACAGCGACCACGCCGGGGAGCCCGTGCTAGCTACGAGCGGGCGCGCGAGCAGGCCCGAGTGCAACTCGAAGCGCGGGTGAGCGGAGGGCCTGTCTTCGAACTACTGTCGCGCACTGCCGACCGCGGATTGGCTCTGCTCCCGG
This Polyangiaceae bacterium DNA region includes the following protein-coding sequences:
- a CDS encoding DEAD/DEAH box helicase family protein → MSRHVNSISGRLSLRTPQRKSLEILHRVMEIAQPHKNGDVSEALSVIRSEFSAVEDFERSFPSLCFALATGVGKTRLMGAFIAYLHLEHGIRHFFVLAPNLTIYNKLIADFTPNTSKYVFQGIAEFAVKAPALVTGDNFEQKPQTLDLFERDDVVVNVFNIAKFNTRSKDARKAWRLSEFLGQSYFEYLAGLDDLVLIMDEAHRYRADSSLQSIEDLKPVLGLELTATPQIESGRSPSRFKNVIFDYPLANAMHDGYVKEPAVATRANFNPSTMTPAALERLKLEDGIRVHEAAKVDLDVYAQQNNVRKVKPFMLVIAADTQHADELVKLIEDDSFFEGRYRGRVIQVHSGQKGSEKDENVERLLAVERPDEPTEIVVHVNMLKEGWDVTNLYTIVPLRAADSRTLVEQSIGRGLRLPYGRRTGVPAVDRLTIVAHDRFQDIVDEAKKGGYSFSTVNIGEDVPETPKQTVVVAPVVETMLGITHPVEASKPGETTAAGTGDKASQVAQPEPKFKTPDEQAAAKLALEAIRKVTRDPKAVPGPKALQSDEVQKQIVAEVTDKLNSGQLTMYPTIDEKKLVMVVREATAVYVTHTIAIPRVIVLPKGVVRAGFNEFTLDLSSFRLQPVSKEILVQHLTSDTREVIGALEGGHEEERLEDYVVRGLIDFDDVSYDEQADLLYNLAGQFIAHLRSYLKDDDEVRNVLLFHQRQISNLIHTQMQQHTWEEASSYEAVVSHGFSEVRSQAFAASADESVRPFDTPINNKSDIRKMLFGGFKKCLYPTQKFDSDPERRFAVVLEKDSAVSKWFKPGKGVFQIRYTSDNAYEPDFVVEMKTEKLLCEPKRADQMQDPVVLAKARAAAVWCKHASGHEKDNGGKPWRYLLIPHDAIADNTTIKGLTEMYTFQAPKQGK
- a CDS encoding DEAD/DEAH box helicase, yielding MTTFFQSKYWATQLSLKGPSGSLGQLSRSISNARVDLNPHQVDAALFAVRSPLSKGVVLADEVGLGKTIEAGLVLAQRWAERRRRILIIVPATLRKQWAQELDDKFHIPTIVLESASFNRIVKAGKTNPFDQEDRVVVCSYHFAANKSDIVAMHPWDLVVIDEAHRLRNVYKKSNKLARTLRDTLQASSKVLLTATPLQNTLMELYGLVSFIDPHIFGDEPSYRDQFVRVDDEGLRNEDLRRRLAPVCHRTLRRQVLEYIKFTQRIPITWEFFPTDDEQQLYEEVSAYLQREALFALPRAQRKLMTMVLRKLLASSSFAIAGTLRSLINRLEKQVQEMRDAEDVDELVADYESYDETRDEWDDSGADLDGDTSSSSAAERELLQAEIDALKGYLALAERISHNAKGNALLDALSTAFGKAAELGGAQKAVVFTESQRTQAYLFELLERLGYEGKVVILNGTNADQRSKDIYKAWLARHGGQEVVSGSRPVDVKAAIVEEFRERATILVATEAAAEGVNLQFCSLVVNYDLPWNPQRIEQRIGRCHRYGQRHDVVVVNFLNKKNAADERVYELLAKKFHLFDGVFGSSDEVLGALESGVDIERRIAEIYQDCRTQEDIAWAFAKLQADLDDQIQDRLAQTRQVVLDYFDEEVHDRLRVHRDEARAALDERGRRLLALARSELGAEATFEDGAARFHYQPSGEALAPSGSYSFDWKEAEERGGHFFRTDHPLAQALIQRSLARQVNDGEVVFDYQAYGAPVAILAERLGQSGWLRATKVTVKSIEEEEHLLVAAIADSGLPAGVGAEALDAEWCDRLLNVPGRAAGAATVSGEVSGQLDDLLAQQHAAKLEEIETRNGKYFEEEVDKLDRWAEDVKLTLERELKELDAEIRAARKDSKTKVVLADKLEAQRRIKTLEQRRNSKRRQLFDAQDDVDKKRTQLIEDIERQLKTSAERETLFTIRWVLPEAPSN